Proteins from a single region of Strix aluco isolate bStrAlu1 chromosome 5, bStrAlu1.hap1, whole genome shotgun sequence:
- the EMP1 gene encoding epithelial membrane protein 1, with protein MLVLLAGIFVVHIATVIMLFVSTIANVWMVGSSNLGTASSGLWLLCNRTCEQLPVSSRDEASLKAVQAFMILSIIFSVIALVMFVVQLFTLEKGKRFYITGAIMLVCWMCILIGVSIYTARFTGKMPASTSSHHGYCFILAWICFCFSFIIGILYLVLRKK; from the exons ATGTTGGTGCTACTGGCTGGTATCTTTGTGGTTCACATCGCCACTGTTATCATGCTCTTTGTCTCCACCATTGCCAAC GTTTGGATGGTGGGTTCTTCCAACTTAGGGACAGCCTCGTCAGGACTCTGGCTACTGTGCAACAGGACCTGTGAGCAGCTGCCAGTCAGCAGTCGTGATGAGG CTTCCCTCAAAGCCGTGCAAGCCTTTATGATACTCTCAATCATTTTCTCTGTCATCGCACTTGTCATGTTTGTTGTCCAGCTGTTCACCCTGGAGAAAGGCAAACGTTTCTACATCACTGGAGCCATCATGCTGGTTTGCT GGATGTGCATTCTGATTGGAGTCTCCATTTACACAGCTCGGTTCACAGGCAAGATGCCCGCATCCACAAGTTCTCACCATGGCTACTGCTTCATATTGGCCTGGATATGCTTCTGCTTCAGTTTCATCATTGGCATCCTCTACCTtgttcttagaaaaaaataa